From the Methanobacterium sp. BAmetb5 genome, the window AACCAATCACCACAATCAGGCTGATTATGGCAATCATGAACATGTTCTTGCGTTCATCCTGTCCTTTAGCCTTAACCTTGTAATTGGTTACCACATTTCTCCCTTCACCAGCAGGCATAACTCCTATTAGGGGGTTGTGGTTATCCTCTATGTTGGGATATACCAGTATGTCCTGAAGTTCTTCGGGGGGGAGTAATTCAGCCATTCCCTTGGCCAGCATGGATTTTCCAACACCCGGTTCTCCAATTAGAAGAACATTACGGCGCTGTTTAGCTGCCTTTTTAACTGTCTCCACGGCCTCTTTCTGACCAATTATCTGGTCTATGATCCTATCAGGGACATCTATGTCTCCTGAAGTTTTATAACTACGAGGTTTGAGGGTTTCTTCATTTGAAACCTCAGAATTTGGGTTATAATTTGCCATAGGCTTTTGTAACCTCCATAACTTTGTATTTGATAAAAATCAACCTGTTTTTATAATAGAATATACTCTAATGACTATAGTAAAACTTATATAAGAACATTTGCTTTGGGTATCTTTAATCTTGATCCTTTTATGTCATATAAAAGTTTCTTAATATAGTTTCTTAATATAAGAATTACTAAAAAGAATAAGAACCTTAAAAAAAATGGTAATTGACAAGAAGAAAGATGCCTTAAATTTTAATTTAACCCAATGATTACAGGAAATAGTGATGAAAGATGGTATCAGCGGAAACAAAATGTATAATGGTTCAGGGAACTGCATCCAATGCCGGTAAAAGTGTGGTGGTAGCTGCACTTTGTAGAATGTTTTCCCAGAGAGGTTATCGTGTTGCACCCTTCAAATCCCAAAATATGTCGCTGAATTCATTTACCACCTCTGAAAATAGGGAAATAGCAATGGCCCAAGTATTACAGGCCGATGCTGCCGGGGTCGAACCCCATCACCACATGAATCCGGTTTTGCTCAAACCCAAGGAAGATTTCACTTCCCAGGTCATTGTACATGGCCAGCCTGCCGGAGATATGAACTTCTACCATTACCAACATAACTTCCGTGACCAGGCCCTGAAAGCGATTAGAGAGTCTTTAGATGCTTTGAAGAAGGATTATGATGTGATTATCATGGAAGGGGCTGGTTCCCCTGCAGAGATAAACATGCTGGATGTGGATCTGGCCAATATGCAGATCGCCCGCCTGGCTGATGCCGATGTAATTTTAGTGGCAGATATTGACAAAGGGGGAGTTTTCGCATCCATTGCCGGCACATTCCAACTTTTACCCCCTGAAGACTGTCAGCGGATCAAAGGCATAGTGATAAACAAATTTAGGGGCAACCTGGACATTCTTATGCCGGGAATCAGACAGATTGAAGAGATCGTGGGGGTTCCAGTTCTGGGAGTGTTACCCTTTGATCCCGGACTCAAACTTCCTGAAGAAGATTCTGCCTCATTATCTGAACGGAAATATCGCAGCCATGGCCAGATAACTATGGGAGTCCTGCGCCTGCCCCGAATTTCTAACTTCACCGATATCGATCCCCTGGAATATGAGCCAGATATCGGGGTGCGCCTCATTGAAATTGGGGAAGATATTGGTGATGTGGATGCACTGATCATTCCCGGGACCCGTAACAGTATCAGCGACCTAGTGGCACTGACCGAGTCGGGTCTTGCCGACGAAATAGCCAGTTTATCACAGGAAATACCGGTCTTTGGTATCTGTGGAGGATACCAGATGTTAGGGAGAAAAATTATTGACCGAACCCTTAAAGAATCAAATATTGGCAGTGTTGAAGGTATGGGAATTCTGGATGTTAAAACCAGCTTCGGAGAAGTAGAGAAGATCATCAGCCAGAGTCAGGGGACTCCTGTGGGCCAGGGAATTTTCAGTAGAACCACCGGAGAAGTTTTAAATGGTTATGAGCTTCACGAAGGAATATCCAGACTGGGAGACTGCAAACCACTCCTAAAAGTTATTAAAGGTTGTGGAAACTACCCTACATCTGGTTTTGACGGTGCTCAGAATGATTTAACTGCTGGAACCTATTTCCATGGAATATTTCACAATTTCCACTTCCGAAGGTCCTTCACTGATTACCTGAGGATAAATAATGGTCTGGAACCTTTAGGCTATCAAAAAGATGATTTTAAAGATTTAAAGGAATTTTCCATGGAACGTTTGGCTAATCTAGTTGAGGATAACCTGAACATGGATGAGTTACAAAGGGTTCTACACTTCGATTTAATATAAATCCGATTCTCACTTTAAGGATGAAAATCCCTAAAATTTAATTTTAAAAAAATAATTAATTAAATATAAAAAAGATAAAAATACCCTATTTGATGGACTTTTTAAGGGCTAAATGTGTGTTTTAAAAAAAAAATGTGGTGTTTTAATTGAACTTTTTCTAAAAATAATAATCTTAGTATTTGAATGTATTTGAATAAGAAATTGTGTTTAAATAAAAATTGAAGTGACCTTTTTGACGGCTTTGGTCTTTACCAGCACTGATATTTTTTCATTTTCTTCCAACACCCAGTCATCACGCGGAATATACATTTCACCATTTTGATGGATGGCTGCAATTATATAATCGTCGGTAGGGCTCAGATCACTAACTCTCTTTCCCACAATTTTAGAATTATTTACACTTATATCCAGAAGCTCTGCATTTCCCTTACCCACCACCATCAGGTCAGCAATTTTTGGACGGTTAATGAGTTTCTCCAGATAGCCAGCAGCAGTGAGTTCTGGACTGATAACGTGGTGGATGCCCACCTTTTTAAAGGCATCTTCATGGTCAGGGTTACTTACCCGGGCAATGATCTTGGAGACAGGGTACTCCTTAACCAGTATGCATGAAAGCAAATTAGCCTCGTCATTACCAGTGGCTGCTACAAAAACATCAGCATCAGAAATACTTGCCTCTTCCAATGTTTTTACATCAGTTCCGTTACCACAAAGCACTAAAGCATCCAATTCTGCGGCAGCATTTCCACATAATCCATTATCACTCTCTATAAGAGCCACATCATTTCCCGATGTCACCAGATAATTGGCCAGGGTTAAACCAACCCTTCCGCCTCCCATTATAACTATGTACATAATAACACCATTAACCAAAATTTTAACAATATACAAAATTTTGTTCAAATTAGTATCCTACTGGAAGTTCCAATTTTTTTTAAGGGTTTGAGTAGGACTTGTTGCAATTTATAAATGTTGTAAAGGGAGTTACTCCCACAAACCGGATTGTATTCTATTAATGAAGATTTTAAGCCACACCTGAACTTAAGTGACATATCCAATTCAACTTGTATTGATAGAAACACCTACAATATAAAGGTTGTGGAAAAATGGATACAGAATTATAAAGGTTTAAAAGAGAGGATAATCATTTTTATATATTTATTTGTCAATATAATTACTATAAACTCATTTTTACAAAATTGAAATCCTTGATCTCATTTAAGTTAATTTATAGCCTTAATGAGTGGTTTATTTTTGAAGAAAAAATAAAATGTAAATAGCCACTTTACCTATTTAACCACCAGTACCGGACAACTGGCTAATCTCACCACACTTTCAGTAACACTTCCCGGGTACAACCGGTTTAACCCATGTTTACCGGAAGCACCTATAACCACCAGATCAATCCCTTCTTCCCCAATGGTTTTTACAATTTCTTGGGCAGGCTTGCCTTTTTTAATCATGGAAACCATGGGTATACTACATTTACCCTCACATTGGCTTTTTTCAAGTGTTTGTGAGAATTTTTGCACTGCGGCATTACCCTCTTCCTGGAACTCATTTTCCAAACTCAATTCTAAATCTCTCTGGGGTAAAGAGCGAAGGTAAGAAGTATCAACCACATTTAGAACTATTATTTGTGAAAGGCTCTTATCTGCAATCCATATGGCATATTCTCCAGCCTTTTCCGAGTATTCTGAGCCATCGGTAGGCAGCAATATTTTCTTGTACAGCCTCATCCCTCCCGGAGTTTATTCACTAAAATTGATTTATCTTTTTTAATCCAAATTAGTTTTCCACTATTAATTTCATTTTAATATTATGTTAGATGACCTTAAATTTTTTTTATTTTAAAATATCCTATTAAATTATAACTAACATCATTTTAACTTGTGAAAAATTAAATAAGGCGTTAAATACAATTTTAAACCCGTATATTTCCAGTTTTTCTTTTTCTAGATACAAATTTACTTTTAAAAAACGAATGATCAATTAAATAGTTTAATTTAAAAATTAATCAGCATTATAATGGATATTAGGGTATTATGGCAAATTTAAATCTAAATTCATGATTAAAACAGGTTAAACGGAGGTAAAATAAAATTAAATCTCAAAATGCTTCTTAATCACATTTATGGGTCAGATTCCGGTCTTAAGACCCTAATTTTTAAGTTACTACCTACTAAAAGCACGACGGAACATGGTGTAAAAACCTAAAGATTTAAATAAGATGAACGGAAAATCACGGTATACACAGCATGCGGCGTTAGTCCAGCCTGGTTAAGACACTGGCCTGCCACGCCAGCGACCCGGGTTCAAATCCCGGACGCCGCATCGCGGCTGTAGTCTAGTCTGGTTAGGACTTGGGCCTTCCAAGCCTACGACCCGGGTTCAAATCCCGGCAGCCGCACTATCCTTTATTTTTATTTGATTATATAACCTCAGAAGGTCATCTGCTCATTTTAAGGTATTAACTACTAAAAAATACCCTTCTAATCTATTTTTTTGATATCCTATTTTTCCCGAAATTGTGCTCCGTTAGACAATAAAAGAGCTGCAAATAATAATATTTCCCAGATATGCATTTGATCTTAAATTCTATCTGGAAAGAAATTTATCTGGAATTTTATTAGCTCAAGAATCAAAGGATATGAAAAAAAGAGGTTATGAAAATAAGTGGAAGATGAAAATAAAATAATTTAGTGGAATTAGGGTAACTGGATTTACACATCGGTGATTTAAATTGGAACTAACAGTTCTGCAGCCACCATGCGACAAATATCTGTTTTGGTGATTACTCCCACAAGTTTACCATCTTCCAGTACCAATAAACCAGAGATATCTGCCCGTAACATGAGATTAGCCGCATCTTCGATTCCAGCATCAGATGAGATGGTGATGACTTCCTTGGACATTATATCCGTGATCTGAAGTGAAACTGCATCCTTAGCCGTAGGTCGAATAGTTCCCAGAACTCCAATAAGATCTGAATAAGATACCACTCCCAAAGGTTCACCCTCATCATCCATAACAAAAAGCCTTCTTACTCCTTCCTTATACATCTTTTGAAAGGCTTCTGGGGGACGAGTGCTGGAACTGATAGTTATAACATCCTGATTCATTGCCTCTTTTACTTTCATATTCTCACCTTGTTGATAGTAACATTTGATATGGCATTAACTAATTATTAATGTATACTTTGCCTTCAATTATTAGTAAAACTTTAGTATAAAAAATATCAACTCTGGTTATTTAGTTATGAAAAATGTGCGGATCATTCCACCCCTGGATGATCAATCTAAAAAAAGTATGCATATTTAGTATGAAAGAGTTTTAAAAATTTTTTTCTGATATCCCCATTAATTAGGGTTTAATTTAAATATAGAATCAAATTAAAGATATTAACATTTATTTAACTATCTTAAAAAGGTTTTCTTTAGAAATACCTCCATAATAAGTTGAAAACATATTAAATATGGTCCAGAAGGGGTTAGAAATAAATTGGTCTGAAAAACACCATGTTCAGTATGAATTATTAACTCATGATAAGGTTTATATATCACGACCTTTATATAAAACAAAAAAATGTTTGTGTCTGGCTATTAAAAATTGTTCAGCATGAACAATATTTAAACTATTATGCAAGATTTAATTAGCATGAAAGATTAATATATTAATAATAATATTGGAGGGATCCAACTTGATGAGAATAAGCATGTCACTACCCAAAAAGCTGTTGAATGAATTTGATGAAGTACTAAAAGATAGGGGATACCAATCCCGATCCAAAGGTATCAGAGATGCACTGAAGGATTACATTGTCCGGTACCAGTGGATGAAAGAAATGGAAGGTGACCGTATTGGAATTATCGCCGTTATCTACGATCACCACTACACCGGAGTAATGGAAGACCTCACTGATATCCAGCATGACTTCCGGGAATACATCAACGCCGTTATGCACGTGCACATGACTGAAAAATACTGTCTGGAAGTAATAGTAGTTAAAGGAGACGTAAAATACATCCGTGACCTCACTGAAAAGATAATGAGGCTCAAAGGAGTAGAACACGTCAAGTTAACCAGTACTGCCAGCGGACAAAATTAAAAGTACCGGGCTAAACAAGATTAAAAGGATGAAACTCACATCCTATCAACAAAATCTGCTATCAGATACTGAGCGACTGACAGCATTTTACCGGATAATAAATGAGAAAGTGATGGGCGGCGTTGTATACGATTTAGGAACAGGTTCTGGAGTTCTCAGCTCCTGGACTGCCCCCCTAGCCCGTACAGTCTACGCTGTTGAAAAAAACCCCATCACTGCTAAAATTGCCCAGAAAAATCTTAATTCATTTAAAAACATCTCCTTAATTCAGGGAGATGCAAAAACTATTTCTTTTCCAGAAAAAGCAGATACTATAATCTGTGAAATGATGGATACTGCTCTGATTGATGAAGAACAGGTCCCAGTCCTTAACTCTGTGCGAAAATATCTAAACCCCCAGGGAGACATTATTCCCTGTGGAGTGTTCAATGGAGTGGAAGCCTTGGATATGGATATTCCCTACTCCTGTTACCAGGAAGAAGAAACTTCTAACCTCAAAGTTATGAGTAAACTCTTAATCTATGATAAAATTGATTTTAAAAAGCACATCACTCCGGAAATTGATTACCGGATCAACCTCACCCTCAACACCACGGGCACAGTTTCTGGAGTGAAAATTACCACGTTCACCCTGCTGGCCCCCGACTTTATCTGTGGACCCACCCCCATGTTCAACCCCCCTCTTTTAGTTCCCACTAACCAGATAAAGGGGGAAAGGGGAGATGAAATTATTTTAAAACTTAATTATATCATGGGAGGTGGTTTAGATACCCTTAAAGCAGCAGTTGAAACAATTTCTTAAAGGACATGAGAAACTGGTGATACTGGGAATTGGGAATGAAATGAGGGGAGATGATGGCCTGGGATCAGTGCTGGCCCAAAAACTGGTTCCCTATGAAAAAGAGAATTTAACTGTTTTTGATGGTAAAACTGTGCCTGAAAATTTTACCGGGGCCATTAAGAGAGAAGCGCCCAGTCACATTATAATTCTGGATGCAGTGAAGATGAATGAATCCCCGGGTCACATAAGGTTGGTGGCCAAGGAAGAGATTGGCAACTACAGTATATCCACCCATGCCCTGCCTCTTTCCTTCCTGATTAAATATCTGGAATCTACCCATCCTGCAAAAATTATGTTAATGGGAATTCAACCCCAAAACATGGATTTAAACCACCCTATATCTCCTGAAATTCAAAAAAGTATGGATTATGTTTACAGGTTATTCACCTCTAAAATCATCTGGTAACTCTTAAATCTGGTAACTCTTAAAAAAGGAGTTCACATTCTATAAATTAAACTTTATAAAAAATCCTTTAAAATTCTTTTTTAAATCCAAAGTAACACCTGACCATCGATATTGATAATAATTAGATTAAAAGATTTTTAATTCCAAAATCTCTGAAAAAAGTCTTTAGACTTGACTTAGAACAGTTTTATACTAAAAAACTTAAATTTATTTCACAGTCCCCGCTGAAGGTGACTGGTAAACATTTTATACTCTGCAGGAAAATCTTTAAATTTGCATAATAAAAATATTGGATAACGATTTATTTGGATGATTTTCCCATAATCCAAATAAGAAAATAAGATAATCCAAATAAATCTAATTGTGTTTAATTGAATAATCACAATCATCTTATATTGCGTACCAGTTGAATAATCCAACATTGCGTACAAAGTTAAATAGGCCACAAACATGAAATTACTATTTATTGGGGCTCGTTTATTTGATGACGTAGCCTTATACACCAAAGATAATGGAATAACCACTGTTCTGACCGAATCAAACCCTAAATCAGCCAATCTGAACTTGGCAGATTCACACTACATTGTACCACGGGGCATGGAACATCCTAAAGAAATTGCCCTCCAGGAAGATGTGGATGGGGTGATCCCCCTTATTGGGATTGATGGCCCTCTATTTGAGGTGGCTCTGCTTAAAGAAGAGTTAGAAAGAGATTATGGTTTACCAGTGGTGGCTTCACCACCGGGGGCAGTCACCATCTCCGGGGACAAAATTAAAACCAAGGAGTTCCTGGTTAACCATAACATTAAAACTCCAGAGTATAATTTAATCAGTTCTAAAATGGATTATAACACCGAAGAATTGACCCATAATTATCCACTAGTCCTTAAACAAGCCCAGGGACAGGGTGGTAAAGACATTAAAATCGCATTATCTGCTGAAGATGTGGAGAATTACTTGGAACAATACGACCAAGGCCTAGCTGAGAGATTCCTGGATGGAGTTGAGGTATCTGTGGAAATTTTACGCTGGAATGACTCTTCTATCCCCTTAGTCCCGGTTTATAAAGGGAAAACAACCCCTGAGGGTGTTCATCCCCTCCACAAACTAAAAAAAGCCCCATTGAATGGAGAAGAAGAATCTGCTGGCCAACTAAGGGAAAAAATAAGGAGAATTGCCCTTAATATCGGGGAATTAATGGGAGTTGAGGGTACAGCAGACCTGGATCTGATATTAAACCGAAAAGACCAGGAAACTTACGTCCTGGAAATTAACACCCGACCCAGTGGCACCCGTTACCTAACTGCCGCATCCTGTGATATCCACCCCCTATGTGAACTGGTGGACATGGCCACCGGATCCTGGAATTCCCGCCAGGTAGCGGAACGCATGAAAAATTACTGCGCTCTGGAAGTACCCGTAGGGAAATACCCCATGGAGAGGAACAATTACCAGTACCGCAAGTTCCAGGGGGACAATAGCTGGGTAATCCACGGTCCAGAAAACCATCAAAGAATTACCATCCGGGGGAAAACTGAAGCAGAAACACTGCAGACTGCTAAAAATCTTAACCTGCAGATAAAATAATCTTAACACACACAGATAAAATTAAAACGTGGATAGAATAGGTCTAACACAGAAATAGGGCTTTAATTTGAATTTAAATGAGATTGTCAAATATTTTCAGGGAGTTAACCTAGGTTACTGATCCGAAGATTAAAAATAATAAAACATTATAGGAAAGTTATAAGTAAATAGATTGATTGAAAGCGTAATTATAAAAAAGGGAAATTCTGATATTAAAAAAACATGTCATATTTATTGATAACTTCTCTATTTGATTGATAAATGAAATTATTTGGACTAGGAGTTATTGGAATATTTCAAGATTAGTGTAATAAATTGAATTAATTGATTATAATATTAGGTGGTACATTGAGCGATACAGAGATGCTAATTTTAACCTTTATTTTAACAGCCTTAGCTACAATATTTTTTACCTACTTCGTACGCAAGATACTCATTAATGCTAGTGTAACCGACAGCCCCATAGTAACCGAACACCGGCATAAAACCGGGACCCCCACCATGGGGGGTCTGGCCATGCTGCTGGGTGCAGCACTGGCTGCTGCTGTTTTTTTCCATGAACAAAATCTAGTGCTTAGCGTGCTTATTATGTTAAGCGCCGGACTGGTGGGGCTGCTGGATGATCTGTTGGGGCTTAAGATCAAGGAAGTGCAGAAGGTGGCCCGTAACATAGCTACCCATCCCCTAACCATTGGTCGTCTGACACTTAAACCCGGTGAAGAAGCCAGAGTAGCAACACCCAAGGCTAAAGATGATCTTCCAAGTTTATTGAATGATGGAAAGATTGAAATAACCGGTGAAACTCCAATTAAAACTGAAGGAACTGAAAGGGATAAAATAATTGCCCAGATCGTTCTGGGAATCTTCTTGGCCGCCACAGGTGCAGTTAGTTCTACAGTTTTGGGATTTGAAGCAGGAATTTTCATTATTCCCCTGGTAATCTTTGGAGTCATAGGTTCAATTAACTCCGTAAACCTCATAGATGGAATGGATGGATTAGCCGCAGGAATACTGGCCATTGCCTCTGCTTCCTGTGCCATTTTTGCCATAATCACCGGAAATCCCACCGCAGCAATTCCATTTGGAGTATTAACTGGAGTTTCTGTTGGTTTTTTAGTTTTCAACCATTATCCTGCCAGCATAATCATGGGGGATACTGGTTCCTTTGCCCTGGGAGCAGGCTACATTACTGCTGGTTTTGTAGGGGACGTGATTTACTTTGCAGTAATTGCCCTAGCCATACCCATCATCTCCGTGGTGGTCAGTCTAATGCACCGTTCACATATCATTAAATTACCAGTGGAACCCTTACATCATACCCTGCACTACAAGGGCCTTAGTGAGAAAAAGATAATTGCCCTTTACTGGTCGACTA encodes:
- the cobQ gene encoding cobyric acid synthase CobQ, with translation MVSAETKCIMVQGTASNAGKSVVVAALCRMFSQRGYRVAPFKSQNMSLNSFTTSENREIAMAQVLQADAAGVEPHHHMNPVLLKPKEDFTSQVIVHGQPAGDMNFYHYQHNFRDQALKAIRESLDALKKDYDVIIMEGAGSPAEINMLDVDLANMQIARLADADVILVADIDKGGVFASIAGTFQLLPPEDCQRIKGIVINKFRGNLDILMPGIRQIEEIVGVPVLGVLPFDPGLKLPEEDSASLSERKYRSHGQITMGVLRLPRISNFTDIDPLEYEPDIGVRLIEIGEDIGDVDALIIPGTRNSISDLVALTESGLADEIASLSQEIPVFGICGGYQMLGRKIIDRTLKESNIGSVEGMGILDVKTSFGEVEKIISQSQGTPVGQGIFSRTTGEVLNGYELHEGISRLGDCKPLLKVIKGCGNYPTSGFDGAQNDLTAGTYFHGIFHNFHFRRSFTDYLRINNGLEPLGYQKDDFKDLKEFSMERLANLVEDNLNMDELQRVLHFDLI
- a CDS encoding TrkA family potassium uptake protein, whose product is MYIVIMGGGRVGLTLANYLVTSGNDVALIESDNGLCGNAAAELDALVLCGNGTDVKTLEEASISDADVFVAATGNDEANLLSCILVKEYPVSKIIARVSNPDHEDAFKKVGIHHVISPELTAAGYLEKLINRPKIADLMVVGKGNAELLDISVNNSKIVGKRVSDLSPTDDYIIAAIHQNGEMYIPRDDWVLEENEKISVLVKTKAVKKVTSIFI
- a CDS encoding universal stress protein — its product is MRLYKKILLPTDGSEYSEKAGEYAIWIADKSLSQIIVLNVVDTSYLRSLPQRDLELSLENEFQEEGNAAVQKFSQTLEKSQCEGKCSIPMVSMIKKGKPAQEIVKTIGEEGIDLVVIGASGKHGLNRLYPGSVTESVVRLASCPVLVVK
- a CDS encoding HPP family protein; translated protein: MKVKEAMNQDVITISSSTRPPEAFQKMYKEGVRRLFVMDDEGEPLGVVSYSDLIGVLGTIRPTAKDAVSLQITDIMSKEVITISSDAGIEDAANLMLRADISGLLVLEDGKLVGVITKTDICRMVAAELLVPI
- the nikR gene encoding nickel-responsive transcriptional regulator NikR, producing MRISMSLPKKLLNEFDEVLKDRGYQSRSKGIRDALKDYIVRYQWMKEMEGDRIGIIAVIYDHHYTGVMEDLTDIQHDFREYINAVMHVHMTEKYCLEVIVVKGDVKYIRDLTEKIMRLKGVEHVKLTSTASGQN
- a CDS encoding methyltransferase domain-containing protein, with protein sequence MKLTSYQQNLLSDTERLTAFYRIINEKVMGGVVYDLGTGSGVLSSWTAPLARTVYAVEKNPITAKIAQKNLNSFKNISLIQGDAKTISFPEKADTIICEMMDTALIDEEQVPVLNSVRKYLNPQGDIIPCGVFNGVEALDMDIPYSCYQEEETSNLKVMSKLLIYDKIDFKKHITPEIDYRINLTLNTTGTVSGVKITTFTLLAPDFICGPTPMFNPPLLVPTNQIKGERGDEIILKLNYIMGGGLDTLKAAVETIS
- the hycI gene encoding hydrogenase maturation peptidase HycI is translated as MKQFLKGHEKLVILGIGNEMRGDDGLGSVLAQKLVPYEKENLTVFDGKTVPENFTGAIKREAPSHIIILDAVKMNESPGHIRLVAKEEIGNYSISTHALPLSFLIKYLESTHPAKIMLMGIQPQNMDLNHPISPEIQKSMDYVYRLFTSKIIW
- a CDS encoding acetyl-CoA carboxylase biotin carboxylase subunit family protein; this encodes MKLLFIGARLFDDVALYTKDNGITTVLTESNPKSANLNLADSHYIVPRGMEHPKEIALQEDVDGVIPLIGIDGPLFEVALLKEELERDYGLPVVASPPGAVTISGDKIKTKEFLVNHNIKTPEYNLISSKMDYNTEELTHNYPLVLKQAQGQGGKDIKIALSAEDVENYLEQYDQGLAERFLDGVEVSVEILRWNDSSIPLVPVYKGKTTPEGVHPLHKLKKAPLNGEEESAGQLREKIRRIALNIGELMGVEGTADLDLILNRKDQETYVLEINTRPSGTRYLTAASCDIHPLCELVDMATGSWNSRQVAERMKNYCALEVPVGKYPMERNNYQYRKFQGDNSWVIHGPENHQRITIRGKTEAETLQTAKNLNLQIK
- a CDS encoding phospho-N-acetylmuramoyl-pentapeptide-transferase — protein: MSDTEMLILTFILTALATIFFTYFVRKILINASVTDSPIVTEHRHKTGTPTMGGLAMLLGAALAAAVFFHEQNLVLSVLIMLSAGLVGLLDDLLGLKIKEVQKVARNIATHPLTIGRLTLKPGEEARVATPKAKDDLPSLLNDGKIEITGETPIKTEGTERDKIIAQIVLGIFLAATGAVSSTVLGFEAGIFIIPLVIFGVIGSINSVNLIDGMDGLAAGILAIASASCAIFAIITGNPTAAIPFGVLTGVSVGFLVFNHYPASIIMGDTGSFALGAGYITAGFVGDVIYFAVIALAIPIISVVVSLMHRSHIIKLPVEPLHHTLHYKGLSEKKIIALYWSTTLIICVAAILIYQFLW